In the genome of Leptospiraceae bacterium, the window ACAGCTCAAAAGAAGTTTCAAAGTTAACTCTCGAAAAAAACTCAAAACATATAATTTCCTCAAAAAATGAAACAAAGGAGTACGAATAAGATCCACAGAAACACTGCCTCCACTTTCTGAATATACAGAAGTTAGGTCTGATAATTGCTTGCGATCATATAGTAAGTTTACTCTTTTTAATAATTCCAACGAAAATGGCTGAAATTTTTTTTTGAATTCTTCAATGAACTTTGGATCCGTTAGTAGTTCGGAGGTCAAGATGTTGCTTTCTAATATGGATTTTTTGAATTCTAAGTTCAAGAAGGACATATAACTTGGTTTGATTTCATTTTTGCCAAAGTATATTATGCCCTTCAACCAGAGCTCAAGCTTTAGTAAAAAAATCGATAAGGGTGAGGATGCTTTCTTGAGGATTTCATCTCGTTCGATTTTTTCTCTTGCGATTTTCTCTGATTCTTTTTGTAAAGAATCTTGCTCATATCGTTCATAAATGGATTTCACTTCTCTTCTGTCTGATTTGTCGGTTTGGGTTCTTGTGTGGAGCAGGGTTGATTGCTCTTTTTTTACCATTTTTTCTTTTAAAACTTTCCCCCCTTTTTCTTGAAACATCTTTAGTAATTTCTTTTTTTCCTCTTCTTGAAGTTTATTCACACCAATTGCTTTTCGGGTTCGATCAAACTCAAATTCATCCATAAAAAATCCCAGTAGCTATTTTTAGAGTTTGTAAAATTCTTATCAATAAAAAAAATATCAAGCATGACAGAAAATCAAATCAAAAATCACATACGTAAATCCTTTAAAAATTTAACCAACACAGAACTCTTAGGGATTCTTTATTTTGGTTCACGAGTAAGACAAGAGGTTTCCGAAGACTCCGACTACGACATTGGCATCATTTATCGTGGCAAAACTCCTCATTTTGAGGTTCCAGAAAATTGGGATTTATTTTTATGGTCGGAAAAAAAATGGTTAAAGGGTTTTGCTCTACAAGTTGAGATTGCAAGGTATGCCAAAATTCTCTACGATCCAAAACGTATTATAAGAAAACAGTTCAAAATGATTCACGAAAAAATCTTGCCCCACTGGTTAACGTATATTAAAAAGTTTTGAGTTCTATGGATATCTCTTCGCTTTTTCAGTTTTATCAAACTCCAGAAAAGCAACCTCAAAATCCCTACGAAGAGCTCATTAGAGATTTGGAACTACAAGTTTTGGATAGTCACTTTTTTCTAAAAGAAAAAGCATTCCCGATGGAAAATCCTGAAAGGCTAAAAGAATTATTCCCCTTCAGTGGGCTTTTGGACATCAAGGGCAGATTGTTAGATATTTATCCTGAACAAATTCTATTTTTGGATTTTGAAACCTTGGGATTGAAAAGTACTTCCATGAACTTCCCAATTGTGACGGGATTAGGCTTTTATAAAGAAGGAAATTTTCATTTACGACAGTACCTTCTTTTCAACATGAGTTCAGAAGAAGAACTTTTGGAAATTCTTTTGGATTATTTTTCTCGTTTTCCGTTTTTGGCTACTTATAATGGCAAGAAGTTTGATATGCCTTTTTTGGAATCACGCTTTAGGTTTTATCAAAAAGAGTTTTCTAAAGACTTACATCACTTTGATGTTTATCATCTATGGAAAAGACTTCTTCCCAAGAACTTTCCAGATGGATTCAGTCAAAAGAACTTAGAAAGAAAGATACTGAATTATCATCGTAAAGATGACATAGAAAGCAAAAGAATCCCTGAGATTTTTTATGATTTTCTGAAATACCAACATCATGAGGAATTCCCGAAAGTCCTACAACACAACGAATGGGATGTTGTGAATTTGTTTTTTCTCTTTGTTGAAGCCTTAGACCTCATGAAGAACAAAGATCAGAATCTCAATCTACCAATTGCAAAACTCTTATTTAGAAATCAACTTTATGAGGAAGTAATTTCTTTTTTAAAAAACTATCAACCTCATGACTCCGAAGAAGAAAAACTATATCATCGTTTGTTATTTAATTCTTTTTACAAAATCAGAAATTACGAACAAGCCGCTGAATCTCTAAAAAACCTCATCACAATTGATCCCAAACCAAAAGAGATAATGATTATGATCAGAATCTTAGAAAAGAAACTTTTTCGAAACCAAGAAGCGGCAAAATATATAGAGCTCTTACTTCAATATCAACAAGCCAATCCCAACGAAAAATTCATTATCAATAGAGAAAAATTAGAAAAAAGAAAAGAAAAAAATAAGACTTATTTATTGTAGTCACATATGAAACTGCAGCAAATTCTCACGTATTTTAAAAATGATCCCTATTTTTCAAAACGCATTAAGCATATTATTGAAGTTCCACCAAAAGAGCCTGTTTTTGTTGATTTTCCCGAGGACCTAGATGAAAGTATACAGAATGCTCTAAGAAAGAGAAATATTCATAAACTTTATTACCATCAGTTTCTTTCGTATCAGTATGCCAAAGAGAATAAAAATGTTTTGATTACAACATCGACAGCATCTGGAAAAACGTTGGGATATTTTCTTCCCATCTTACAGCATAAGCTCAGGAATCCCGCTTCTCGTGTGATTTTTATGTATCCCACCAAAGCTCTCTCAAGAGATCAAGAACAATGGATGAAGTCGTTATGTGGTGATTTGGAGTTCAGGATTGGAATATATACTTACGACGGAGATACAGAAGATAACCTTAGGAAGAGGATTCGATATTCAGGAGATTTTATCATCACAAATCCCGACATGGTTCACGTGAGTATGTTGCCAAATCACAATAACCTTTGGCAGAATGTATTTGAAAACTTGGATTTTATTGTGATTGATGAAGCACATACTTATCGGGGGATTTTTGGAAGTCATTTTGCAAATCTTCTTCGAAGGTTGTTTCGGATTGCAAGTTTTTATGGAAGAGAACCAAAAATCTTTGCTGCCTCGGCAACAATAGGGAATCCAAAAGAATTCATCGAAAAACTCACAGAAAAAGAATTCGAAGTTGTTTCGGAAGACTCCTCCGAGAAAGGAAGAAAATACTTTATATTTTATGATGTTCCAAGATATGTAATAGATGAGACATCAAGGAATTTGTTCCAATTTGATGAGGAAAAAAAAGAAATTTACTTTTATGCTTCTCCTCTGAAAGAAGCTGTTAAACTCGCAGAAATTTTTGTCAAATACGAAATTCCCACCATCATCTTTGGAAAGACAAGAAAACACGTAGAACTACTGACCAATTACTTAAAGAAGCAATGCCCTGAACAAGAAGAAAAAATCCAAGCTTATCGAAGTGGGTATTTACCAGAAGAAAGAAGACAGATTGAAAGTGATCTACGTTCCAAAAAGATTGTTTGTGTCATTAGCACCAACGCTTTGGAGTTAGGCATTGATATTGGTTCATTGGAAGTTTCGATTTCTGTGGGATACCCGGGTTCTATCCATTCATTTCATCAACAAGCGGGTAGAGCTGGAAGAAAATCCGAGGTTTCTCTTTCGATTTTGATAGCATCAGAAAGTAGCATTGATCAATACATCATCAAGCATCCTGATTTTATCATGAAGAAAAATCCAGAAAGTGCACGTATCAACCCCAACAATTTATGGATAGTTTCTGAGCATATAAAATGCACTGTGGCAGAAAAGCCTTTTGTTGTGAATGAAAGTTTTGGGAAGTATCAATATGCAAAAGAAATTCTAAAACAATTAGAAAAAAATCAGCTTGTCATTCAAAAAAACGAAAGATTCTATTGGGGTACATCATTTCATCCAGCACATGCCTTTAGTTTACGAAGCGGACCCAAAAAGAACTTTACTATTATTGATACTACAACTCCAGAAAAAAAAGTCATTGGGGAAATGGATTATTACTCAGCTCCTTTGCTTTTGCATCCAGAAGCAATTTACATCCACCAGACAAAAACCTATTTTGTAGAAGAACTTGATTGGGAAAAACAGATTGCCAATGTCAAACAAATTGATACTGATTATTACACCGAAGCAGAAGAAAAGGTTCTTATCAAGCCCCTCCAAAGCGAATTAGCCAAGAACCATCAAATGATTTCAGTTTACAAAGGAGAAATCAGTATCTCATCAACTCCAATCTTGTATAAAAAGATCAAGTTCTACACAAACGAGAATGTGGGTCATGGCGTAATCCACTTACCAGAAATTACAATGCACACCCAAAGTGTTTGGTTAGTATTTGCGAGAAACTTCTTCGAGCATGAACCTTTGAGTGTTTTACTTCAATCTCTGAGTCATGCTTTGGCTTTGACTTCCACCATCATTGCCATGTTTGAGAAAAACGATCTTCGTTTTGCTTGCGAAGTCATGGATACTTACTACAATCAGCCATGTATTTATTTTTTTGACAACTTTCCGGGGGGCTTGGAAATCAGCTACGTTGTTTTGAGTAATTTTTCTTTGATCCTTGAGGAAACCATCAGAAACATTCAAACCTGCGATTGCGAAAAAGGATGTCCTGCTTGTATTGGTTTAGCTCATCAAAATTACGATGATCATAACATCAACTTCAAAACTTTAACCATTCATTACTTAGACAAAATCCTAACGCTCCTTAAAGACTTTTAGCCAATAATCAACTTCTTTTTTTGTGATCTTATCAGGCTTTTCGTTGGTTAGGGTTTTTTTGCTCGTTGTTTCTTTTAGCCAAATGTAAAATTCTTCTGAGCTCTGATAGTCATATCGATGGCTTTTGGCAAATTGTTGAATCTTTTTGTCAGAACTGATTACTTTAATTCCCGAGACGTTATTTGCTTTTTTAGCTTTGAGGAATTCCATAATTAAACTATCAGCGGAAATATCATGACCATAAAAACAATGTATCCCTTTGACGTTTTCTTGGTATGTATCATCACCTTTTTGTTTTTTCCCGTCAAAAAATACGTAGATTACTGGTTTTTTCTTCAGTTGGTTAGCAAAATAGGATAGGTATTCGATTAATCCTGTGATTGCTTTTTCTAGCTCTCGATTGTGGATGTATTCTTCTAAGTCAGTGAATTTATAAATTAAGTTGAATCCATCTATGACTAAAATCATTTTTCTGCCTCCATATTTTTTTGTATCCGAAGTAGTTTTGATTGTTTGTGAACTTTATCCAAAAAGGAAAAATTCCCCATAGATACGAAGGGATATGATGAGCCTCTGGGAATTTTTCTAAATAAAATTTGTAAATTTCACTTACTATCCATGATTTTTCTTCAAACTGAAAGATATCATTTTGTTGGATTTCTCGGGTGTTTTTGATGAGCTTGCAAACTCCAACGAGTTGAATCCCTTGAATGTTTTTTACTTCTCTCGTGTATGTGTGAACTGAAGCTGAGACAATGGAATTTTTGATGACATCTTGTGCGTGCTTTGTAGTAACATCTGATAGAAAAAAAAGTCCTTCGTGAAACAAAACATAAAAAAGTGGAGTTGAGTAGGGAGTGCTACCATCAAAAGTGGATAAAGTTAGAATAAAATGAGACGCAAGAAACGATTCAATTTCATCGTCCATTTGGATAAAATTAATTAGAAAAAGGAGTAGAGTCAATGATTTATTTATGGATAAAAGCATTTCATATCATTTTCATGGTGGCGTGGTTTGCTGGGATGTTCTATATTTGGCGCTTGTTTGTTTATCATATGGAAAATCCTCATCAAGAAGTAAAAAACCAATTAGCTATCATGGAAAGACGACTCTATAAGATCATCATGATGCCAGCTATGATACTTACAGTAACATTCGGGATTATCATGCTCATTATGAACTGGAATTATTTTCTTAATGTTGGGTGGATTTGGGTGAAGATTTTAGTTGTATTTGTCTTGCTTTACTGGCATTTCTTGGTGCCATATTACATGAAACAATTCGAGAAAGGAGTAGCTTATCCATCAAAGAAATTTCGAATCATGAATGAGGTTCCAACGTTGATTTTGATTATCACTGTGCTTTTGGCAATTTTAAAGCCGTTTTGATTAATCTTCGATTTGAATGATCTCTGACTCGGCAAACAAAGTGGGATTGATTTTTTTGAGGGATTTTAATAATTCTAATGCTTCATCATGAGAATAAAAGCATCCGATTGCTAATTTTTGGTGTTCACCATTTTTTACAGGAATACGAAAAATTGCACCCTGTTTGAACAAAGGGTAATTTTCTAATTTCGAACATGGCACTATATTGGCATTTGCTAAAACCTGTTTGTCTTGCAAATACCTGATGATTTCTGAAGATTGTTTTGCAGGATAAATCCCCAAAAAAACCATCACATCTGCATTTCTCTGAGGCACATTCGAGACCACTACATTTGATGATATTTTTTTCTTTGTTGTGATGTTTGTGGCACCGGGACCTTCTTCGAATCGATCTGGATTTATGATTAGGTTTTTTTCTATCTCTTTGAATTTCATGATTTGGTAGGTAATCAGAGTTCCTAAAACAAATCCCAATAGAAAAAAAACAAAATGAAGCTTATATTTTTTTGCATATACATCTTTTTTTTGGACAGGTTTTTGGGTAGTTTCAGTTTTAAATTTTTTTGCAAAGTCAATGTTTTGAATGGACATTTTTTCTATTATCGAACCATCAAGAAAAATTAACGAAAAGATTCTAAAGACTTCTGCAAGAGATTCAAACCTTCATTGGCTAACTCAAGATCAATATTCAGAGGAGGAAGAATGCGAATGACGTTCTCGGCGGTGCAATTCACGATAAGTCCATTCTCAAGACACTTCATTACTACGTCACGACATGGGCGATTCAATTCAATACCAAACATCAATCCCACACCCCGAATTTCTTTGATAAAGTCAAACTGGCTTTTTAAGATATAAAGCCTTTTAAAGAAGTATTCAGAAAGTCCCCTCACATTGTCTAAAATATCCGTTGTGAGAAATATTTTTATCGTTTCGAAGGCTACTCGACAAGCTAAATGATTTCCACCAAATGTAGAACCATGAATACCCGGCACAAATACATCTGCAAATTCTTCTTTTACGATCATTGCACCAATTGGAAAGCCATTTCCTAATCCTTTCGCAAGGGTAATGACGTCTGGCTCAATATCATAATATTGAAATGCGAATAAATGCCCTGTTCTTCCTATCCCACATTGGATTTCATCAAAAATTAGTAAAGATTTTGTTTCTTTTGTTAGTTCTCTTGCTCTTTGCAAAAAATTCTTTGATAATGGGTAGATACCAGCTTCCCCTTGGATGGGTTCAAGAAAAATTCCACAAATATCATCTTGATGTTCTTCGAAGACTCTTTCAAGTATTTCTATATTTGGTGGAATGATTTTGACATTAGGAAGTAAACTTCCCAATCCTTTTCTTACTTTTTCATTTCCTGTGATGGATAGAGCTCCAAAGGTTCTACCATGAAAACTTCTTTCTAAAGAAACAAGAATTTCAGCTCCATTTTTTTGTTTTTGTCCGTAAAGCCTTGCAAACTTGATGGCTGCTTCATTTGCTTCAGTTCCTGAATTACAAAAAAAGACCTTTCCGGGAAAGCTATTTTCCACTAAAACTTCGGCAAGGAGGGCTTGTTCTTCTGAATAAAATAAGTTTGATGAATGGATAATACGGTTGCTTTGTTCTTCAATGGCTTGAAGGATGCTTGATTCTGCATGTCCCAAATTTGTTACTGAAATTCCACTAAGAAAGTCGATATATTGCTTGTTGTTTGAGTCGTATACGTAAGCACCTTGCCCATAGTAGAACGCTACTGGAAATCGCTGATATGTGTTTAAAATGTATTTTTCTGTTTTGGCTTTGATTTCTTCGAAGGAGAGAGGAAGTCGAAAAGTTTCTTGATATTCATGATCAGAAATATCCTCTGAAGTTGTTCTTTGAGAAGTATGTGTGAGAAATTCAAAATCTTCTTCATGCATAATTATGAATTTCATAATATTTTCGAATTCAATTGAAAATCAAGAATTTTAGCATAAAAAAAAATAGAAAAAAATAAAAAACCATATAAAGTGGTAGTATGCCATATAGAATTCAGAAGTTCGTTTTTGAGAAATCTAATATAAGTTTGGATTGGGAAAATCAGGCGAAAGAGTGGGACTATTTCGTTGTGCCTGTTTTTGAAAAGCCGAAATCTGAGTCAAACGATAAAAGCGAAATTTTCTCATCTTCTTTTTTAGAAAAATTAAATGGAATTTACAAAATCTTTGAAGTATTTTCTAAAGAAGAGTTTCAAGGAAAATATGGAAGTAGCTTTTTGTTTCCTTCCGCCAAAGAAACTTCGATTTTGTTTGTAGGTCTTGGAACTATAAAAGAAATTTTATACAATCCTGAGCACAAAATATCTCGTGCTATATTGAAAGCTCTACAAACCATCAAAAAAAAGAAAATTTCAAAAATGGGTTTTGATTTTGAATCAATAAAAGAATTTTATAAAACTTTTGAAATATCTTTTCATTTAAGATCACTATTGACAAACATTTTGATTGCTTTTGAAGAATACACTTATCACAGCTTAGAAGCAAAAGAAATTTCAAAAGAAATAGAGGAATTAAAAATTTTTCTGGATGAAGATATACCCGAAGAAATTCAAAGATTTAGCTTATCTGTTTTACGAGCGAGGGCAAATACGAAAGATTTAGTGAATATGCCATCGAATACCAAAACTACCCTCACTTTAGTAGAAAAAGCGAAAAGTCTAAACAACCATCAACTCAAGATCGATATCATAGACGACGTGGAATGGATCAAAACTAATATGCCATGTTTTTACATGGTGGCAAAAGGCTCTCTTGCTTCTGATCCTCCCAAATGGATTAGGGTGGAATATACTCCAAAAACAGAGATCAAACACAGGATTGCTCTTCTCGGTAAAAGCATCATTTTCGACACAGGAGGATACCAAGTCAAGCCTGATAATTACATGAACACAATGAAAGCGGATATGACGGGTGGAGCTTCTGTTTTATCTATCATCGAAGAGGTCGCAAATTTGCAGATACCTTACTTGAAAATCACGGCTTATTGTCCTGTGACGGCTAATAAAATTGATTCAGATGCTATGCTTCCAGACTCAATTGTAACTTCCCATAGTGGAAAAAGAGTGGAAATCCGTCATACCGATGCCGAAGGAAGATTAACGCTGATTGATGCCATAAGCATTGCTGAAAAAGAAGAAAATGATATTTTTATCATCATTGCTACTTTGACCGGATCTGCTGCAAGAGCTGTGGGACCACGCATTGCTTTAATGTCCACTCGCAGAGATAAACGAAAGGATTTTGAACAAGCTCTCGAAGAGATTGGAGAACCCTATCAAAGTTTAGAAATTGAAGATGATGATTATGAAGACATCAAAAGTAAATTGGATGGTGCAGATATCAATAACATCGGAAACGAAAAATATCGAGGAGCTCAAACTGCGGCATCTTTTATATTTAGTGGATTATCATCACGAGAGAAAGTTTGTTTTCACTTAGACATAGCTGGTGGTGATGTGGACAAGGAAGAGAAAGCCACAGGAATAGCCATCAAAGGAGTTTTAAATTACTTATGGAACTTGGCACAATCATCACACTAAAAAAGAAAAATACGAATTCTTTATGAGATTGTAAATCAAAAGATATTGAATAAGATAGAAAAAGTATTCGTATAGGAACTATGATTCGAACTCTTGAATATATAAACAAATCAATAAAACCCATTAGTAAATTCAAAATCCATAATTTCCAAAAGATAACGATAAACGAAAAACCTTGCTATAAGTTTAGCCCTATCGAAAATCACAAAAAAGAAAAAATCTTGGTTGTTATTCCAGGGATGACTGTAAGAGGAATTGATGATCCAAGACTACTTAAGCAATGTGAGATTTTTCGACAATTGGGGTTTATCACGTATCTTCCTTATTACCCTGAAATCCACAAACTCGAAATCCAACCAGAAAGTATAGACAATATCGTAAAAGATTTGAAAACCATTATTCAAATCCATCATGAAGAAAAAATCTATCTTATGTCGGTATCATTTTCAGGGGCTTTGACTTTGATAGCTTCTTCCCATTCAGAAATACGAGACTATATTAACTCAATTTTTCTGATAGGTTCTTTTGCTCATTTTCGAACAACTGCCAGTTTTTTAATTTTAAATAAAGATGTTGATCCTTATGGATATTTCATCATACTGAAAAACCTTTTGCCCTACATAAAAGAATACAACTATCCCGAACTCGTAGAAGCATTCTATATCGCAGCCATTGATGATGCTTTGAAGACCAAACCCCCAAAACTTGAAGAACACTTAGAGAAGTATCCTCATATCAGAGAAACTTTTGAGAAATTAATGAATGATGATGAAGAAAGAAAAAAGATTTTTGATTCTGCCATGAATCACCCAGAAGTGAAAAACATTAACGTAAAGTTCGATGTTCTTCCTTATATTCGATTTATCAAAGCAAAGATTTCTATTCTTCATGGCAAAAATGACTCTGTAATTCCTCCTGAAGAGTCTATTATGATTTATAAAGAATGTCAGAAATACAATATTCCATCAAGAATTACTGTTACTTCTTTGTTGGATCACGGGAATGTGAGGCTAAATTTAAATGTAATAGCCGAATTTTTTTCATTAATACATACTTTGAATTTTTTTTTGGAATAGCAAGTGTTTTTTCAAAGCCTCCTGTGATCCTAACGATATATCAACGAAAAACAAAATTTAGATTAAAATAAAATTGACAAAACAATCGTATTGTTTTTTAAAATCAAAGATATGAACAAAGAAAAAGAAAATCGAAAGGCTTCTATTTTAGAAATCTTGAAGGAGAAAAAGGTCACAACAGCCAAAGACTTAAGCAAGATGTTGAATGTATCCGAAATGACCATCTATCGAGATATAAGGGAGCTTTCAAATGAAGGTTTCATTGATAAAAAACACGGAAGCATTAAGATACAAGAAAAAGAGAACAAACAAAAAATCGAAGATCAAAATCAAAATAAGCAATGTCCTATATGTTTCAAGAATATCAATCCTCAAACTTCATACAAAATATTACTTGATACTTCTGAAATCGTTGAGGCTTGTTGTGAGCATTGCGGGTTAATCTTGCATCAAAAATATGAACAAAAAAATGTCGCAGCAATTTGCTATGATTTCATTAAGCGACAACCCATCAATTCTTACGAGGCGAATTTTGTTGTGGATTCTCTTGCTGTGCCTTGTTGCAGTCCCAGTGTGATTGCTTTTAACAATAAAGAAGATGCAGAAAGATTTACGAAAGGTTTTGGAGGAAAAGTTTTAAATTTTGTCGATGCATATAATGAATTAAAAAATAGGTCATCGAAAAATCTACATTCTTGTTGTCATCCAGTCCGACATTAAAGTAGAAATTAAAGTTTAACTCTTTGATAGGATAGGTTCTTTTAGGAATCTTAAACTTAAACTAAATACATAAATTTTAACTTCACTTATTTTGTGTAAAACAATTCTTATGACTTTTATTTGGTTTGCATAAATTCTTTGGGATTAGGTTTTACTCCTGTTTTCTTGTATCGAATATAATCTGATATGATTCTTTTGTGATCGAAAACGAACTCTATGTTCAAAAGTTCATGGATAGGAACTAAGAAAGCTTTCTTTGCATCATCGGCTCCCTTGGGTTCTCCTTCAGCTCTGGCTATAAAAACAGAACTGATCGTGTGAAATCTATGATCACGTTTGGGATCGGAATAAGTATATAAAAAATCATACAACTCAACATCCAACGAAGTTTCTTCTTTGGCTTCTCGTATGGCGGCTTCTTCGAGACTTTCCCACAAATCCACAAAACCACCAGGAAGAGCAATACCAACAGGAGGATATTTTCTTTCAATCAAGACAATCGAATCACCAATTTCAATAATAATGTCCACACTCGAGAAAGGCGTTTTGATTTCCATCATTAGAACATTTTATTGAAAAATATAACGTCAACTTAAAAGTAAAACTAATGTGAAATGTAGAATAAAAAACAAAAGATAGATAAAAAAATTAACGAAAAGAAAATAGTTTAATGATTTTATAAATTTATTTAATTAATTGAATTTAATTTTTTTGATTTTCTTTTAGTTTTTTTGCGAATTCTAAGGCATATTTAGTTGAAAAGGCAATATATACACCACAAGTATGCAAGTCGAAGTCCTTATCGAATGGAACATCACAATCATGTCCACTTAAGTGCTTGCAGAGAGTTCCCTTGAAAGTTTGCTCGAAGTTGTCGTAGAATTTTTGGGCGAATTCTCGAATTTCTTTTTTGTTGTATCCTTTTTCGGCTGCGTATTTACTTATGAAGCTAATACCACTTAAAAGAGCTCCACAGGTTTCTCCTTTTCCAGCAATCCCTTTCCCAAAACCACTTACAAAGGCTTTGTATTGTAATGAAGGAACTTGATCGAATTCTGCAATCGATGAGGCAATGGCTTCGGAACAATTATCTGAACCATAAACGAAATTATCAGAGGCTTTTTGAACAAAATCTTTTATGTCATCTTCAGAGGAATTAACAATCTCTTCAATCATATCTTTGGGAGTTAATTTTGTTTTTTCCATAGTTGCCAAAAAATTAAGAAATGTTTTTTTCGTCAAATAGATTATACACGTATTATGTATTTGTAGTCAGTGAATTAATTTTTTGTTGCCAAAGACAAACTTAAATATTTTATGGTAATTACATTATACCTGTATGGGGTATAAGCATCCTATCGATTAGGAGGAAGTTATGGGTAAAAACGTGATTGAAATCCAAGCACAAGATTATGAAAAATACGTGCTACAATCAGACAAACCCGTGATTTTGGATTTTTATTCCGATGAATGTGTTCCTTGCGAAGCGTTAGCACCGAAATATGAAGAACTATCAGAAATTTTTGGTGATAAGATTGTGTTTCTCAAGATGTGGAGGCAAAAAAATCGTGAACTTGCTTTGAGTTTAGGTGTAAGGTCAAGCCCAACTTTGATTTTTTATCAACCTCGCGGAAAGGAAGTAGGGAAAAGACTCACAGGCGGAATTAAGAAAAAAGAAATCATCGAACAAATCTCAAATCTGATTGGAGAAGAAGAAGTCAAAAAGAGACTTTCTCAAAAACCAAAGAAAAGGCGTGATGTAGATGTGATTGTCTTGGGTGGTGGTCCAACAGGATTAACAGCAGGTCTTTATCTGGCTCAGGCGAAATTGGATACGATTATAATAGATCAAGATTTGCCAGGTGGTCAAGTCAAAATTACTCACATGATCTCGAATTTCCCGGGGACAGGTGGTCCTATCTCTGGCTGGGAGTTGGGAGAAAGAATGCAAAAACAGGTTCGAGAAGCTGGTGCCGAAATCATTAGTGCCGTTGATGTGACAAAAGTAAAATTACAACCAAGAGATCACGTTGTTTGGATTGATGATGATTTAGAAATCCACGGAAAAGCAATCATATTAGCGATGGGATCAGAACCCAGAAAACTAAAAGTTCCCGGCGAAGAAGAATACAAAGGACATGGAATCTCTTATTGTGCTACTTGTGATGGTAAATATTACGAAGGAAAAGAAGTAGTGGTCGTTGGGGGTGGTAACTCAGCTGTAGAAGAGTC includes:
- a CDS encoding ribonuclease H-like domain-containing protein, which translates into the protein MDISSLFQFYQTPEKQPQNPYEELIRDLELQVLDSHFFLKEKAFPMENPERLKELFPFSGLLDIKGRLLDIYPEQILFLDFETLGLKSTSMNFPIVTGLGFYKEGNFHLRQYLLFNMSSEEELLEILLDYFSRFPFLATYNGKKFDMPFLESRFRFYQKEFSKDLHHFDVYHLWKRLLPKNFPDGFSQKNLERKILNYHRKDDIESKRIPEIFYDFLKYQHHEEFPKVLQHNEWDVVNLFFLFVEALDLMKNKDQNLNLPIAKLLFRNQLYEEVISFLKNYQPHDSEEEKLYHRLLFNSFYKIRNYEQAAESLKNLITIDPKPKEIMIMIRILEKKLFRNQEAAKYIELLLQYQQANPNEKFIINREKLEKRKEKNKTYLL
- a CDS encoding DEAD/DEAH box helicase — encoded protein: MKLQQILTYFKNDPYFSKRIKHIIEVPPKEPVFVDFPEDLDESIQNALRKRNIHKLYYHQFLSYQYAKENKNVLITTSTASGKTLGYFLPILQHKLRNPASRVIFMYPTKALSRDQEQWMKSLCGDLEFRIGIYTYDGDTEDNLRKRIRYSGDFIITNPDMVHVSMLPNHNNLWQNVFENLDFIVIDEAHTYRGIFGSHFANLLRRLFRIASFYGREPKIFAASATIGNPKEFIEKLTEKEFEVVSEDSSEKGRKYFIFYDVPRYVIDETSRNLFQFDEEKKEIYFYASPLKEAVKLAEIFVKYEIPTIIFGKTRKHVELLTNYLKKQCPEQEEKIQAYRSGYLPEERRQIESDLRSKKIVCVISTNALELGIDIGSLEVSISVGYPGSIHSFHQQAGRAGRKSEVSLSILIASESSIDQYIIKHPDFIMKKNPESARINPNNLWIVSEHIKCTVAEKPFVVNESFGKYQYAKEILKQLEKNQLVIQKNERFYWGTSFHPAHAFSLRSGPKKNFTIIDTTTPEKKVIGEMDYYSAPLLLHPEAIYIHQTKTYFVEELDWEKQIANVKQIDTDYYTEAEEKVLIKPLQSELAKNHQMISVYKGEISISSTPILYKKIKFYTNENVGHGVIHLPEITMHTQSVWLVFARNFFEHEPLSVLLQSLSHALALTSTIIAMFEKNDLRFACEVMDTYYNQPCIYFFDNFPGGLEISYVVLSNFSLILEETIRNIQTCDCEKGCPACIGLAHQNYDDHNINFKTLTIHYLDKILTLLKDF
- a CDS encoding NYN domain-containing protein, yielding MILVIDGFNLIYKFTDLEEYIHNRELEKAITGLIEYLSYFANQLKKKPVIYVFFDGKKQKGDDTYQENVKGIHCFYGHDISADSLIMEFLKAKKANNVSGIKVISSDKKIQQFAKSHRYDYQSSEEFYIWLKETTSKKTLTNEKPDKITKKEVDYWLKVFKER
- a CDS encoding nucleotidyltransferase domain-containing protein, whose amino-acid sequence is MTENQIKNHIRKSFKNLTNTELLGILYFGSRVRQEVSEDSDYDIGIIYRGKTPHFEVPENWDLFLWSEKKWLKGFALQVEIARYAKILYDPKRIIRKQFKMIHEKILPHWLTYIKKF
- the hemJ gene encoding protoporphyrinogen oxidase HemJ, yielding MIYLWIKAFHIIFMVAWFAGMFYIWRLFVYHMENPHQEVKNQLAIMERRLYKIIMMPAMILTVTFGIIMLIMNWNYFLNVGWIWVKILVVFVLLYWHFLVPYYMKQFEKGVAYPSKKFRIMNEVPTLILIITVLLAILKPF
- a CDS encoding pyridoxamine 5'-phosphate oxidase family protein, with translation MDDEIESFLASHFILTLSTFDGSTPYSTPLFYVLFHEGLFFLSDVTTKHAQDVIKNSIVSASVHTYTREVKNIQGIQLVGVCKLIKNTREIQQNDIFQFEEKSWIVSEIYKFYLEKFPEAHHIPSYLWGIFPFWIKFTNNQNYFGYKKIWRQKNDFSHRWIQLNL